One part of the Mesorhizobium sp. M4B.F.Ca.ET.058.02.1.1 genome encodes these proteins:
- a CDS encoding aldo/keto reductase: MNKRRIGTTALEVTEISFGGAAIGGLYRACPREPAMETLQTAWDGGLRYFDTAPFYGFGLSERRTGDFLREKPRSSYVLSTKVGRLFRPVPEDQVPDHSYVDPLPFALDYDYSYDGIMRSVEFSYARLGLNKIDILFVHDIGTYTHGVEKTKLHFRQFMDGGLKALEELKSSGTISAYGLGVNEVRICLDVLSRAPLDCILLASRYSLLDRSAEAELLPLCRQRRTSLIIGGVFNSGILATGPVHGAHFDYQPASKDILDRVGAMERIAADGGYPLAAAAFQFPLHEPVVASVLTGTAKPANLTRNLELLDIEVPPAEYAKYDPYTVVQELG, encoded by the coding sequence ATGAACAAACGCCGGATCGGCACCACTGCGCTCGAGGTCACCGAAATCAGCTTCGGTGGCGCCGCGATCGGCGGGCTCTACCGCGCCTGCCCACGTGAGCCGGCGATGGAAACGCTGCAGACGGCCTGGGATGGCGGCCTGCGCTATTTCGACACCGCGCCCTTCTATGGCTTTGGCCTGTCGGAGCGGCGAACAGGCGATTTCCTGCGCGAGAAGCCGCGCTCGTCCTATGTGTTGTCGACCAAGGTCGGGCGCCTGTTCCGCCCCGTGCCGGAAGACCAGGTGCCGGATCATTCCTATGTCGATCCGCTGCCCTTCGCGCTCGACTACGACTATTCCTATGATGGCATCATGCGCTCTGTCGAGTTCAGCTACGCGCGTCTTGGCCTCAACAAGATCGACATCCTGTTCGTCCACGACATCGGCACCTACACGCATGGCGTCGAGAAGACGAAGCTGCATTTCCGCCAGTTCATGGATGGCGGGTTGAAGGCGCTGGAGGAGCTGAAATCGTCCGGCACGATTTCCGCCTACGGCCTCGGCGTCAACGAGGTGCGGATCTGTCTCGATGTGCTCAGCCGGGCGCCGCTCGACTGCATCCTGCTCGCCAGCCGCTATTCGCTCCTCGACCGCAGCGCCGAGGCCGAGTTGCTGCCGCTCTGCCGGCAGCGCCGGACGTCCCTGATCATCGGCGGCGTCTTCAACTCGGGCATATTGGCGACCGGTCCGGTGCATGGCGCGCATTTCGACTACCAGCCGGCGAGCAAGGATATCCTCGACCGCGTCGGCGCGATGGAGCGGATCGCGGCTGACGGCGGCTATCCGCTCGCGGCCGCTGCCTTCCAGTTTCCATTGCATGAGCCGGTCGTCGCTTCTGTGCTGACCGGCACGGCCAAGCCGGCCAACCTGACGCGCAATCTGGAGCTGCTCGACATCGAGGTGCCGCCGGCGGAATACGCGAAATACGATCCTTATACGGTGGTTCAGGAACTCGGCTGA
- a CDS encoding ABC transporter substrate-binding protein produces the protein MKFVTSILNRRAFVALAAASMLAGAMHSAPASAADVTIPIIVKDTTSFYWQIVLAGARKAGKDLGINVPELGAQAETDVNGQISILENAVAGNPAAVVIAPTEAKALGKPIDEAATKVKVIGIDSGADSKAFTSFLTTDNVQGGRVAADGLAAAIGAANGGKVEGKVALITALPGAGSLEQRAQGFKEQLKAKYPGLELIADKYADGQATTGLNIATDLITANPDLKGIFASNLIMAQGVGQAIAENNLAGKVGLIGFDSDEKLIKFLNDGVISGLVVQDPYRMGYDGIKTALAASKGEKVEANVDTGANLVTKANMKEPKIDALLNPKLD, from the coding sequence ATGAAATTCGTGACCAGCATTCTCAACCGCCGCGCCTTCGTCGCGCTCGCCGCCGCCTCGATGCTCGCAGGCGCCATGCATTCGGCGCCGGCCTCGGCGGCTGACGTGACCATCCCGATCATCGTCAAGGACACCACCTCGTTCTACTGGCAGATCGTGCTGGCCGGCGCCCGCAAGGCCGGCAAGGATCTCGGCATCAATGTGCCGGAGCTCGGCGCCCAGGCCGAAACCGACGTCAACGGCCAGATCTCGATCCTCGAGAATGCCGTCGCCGGCAATCCGGCTGCTGTCGTCATCGCGCCGACCGAAGCCAAGGCGCTCGGCAAGCCGATCGACGAGGCCGCCACCAAGGTCAAGGTCATCGGCATCGACTCCGGAGCCGACTCCAAGGCCTTCACTTCGTTCCTGACCACCGACAATGTCCAGGGCGGCCGCGTCGCCGCTGACGGACTTGCCGCGGCCATCGGCGCTGCCAATGGCGGCAAGGTTGAAGGCAAGGTTGCGCTGATCACCGCGCTGCCGGGCGCCGGCTCGCTCGAGCAGCGCGCCCAGGGCTTCAAGGAACAGCTCAAGGCCAAATATCCCGGCCTCGAACTGATCGCCGACAAATATGCCGACGGCCAGGCCACGACCGGCCTCAACATCGCCACCGACCTGATCACCGCCAATCCGGACCTGAAAGGCATCTTCGCCTCCAACCTGATCATGGCGCAGGGCGTCGGCCAGGCGATTGCCGAGAACAACCTGGCCGGCAAGGTCGGGCTGATCGGTTTCGACAGCGATGAGAAGCTGATCAAGTTCCTCAATGACGGCGTCATTTCCGGCCTCGTCGTGCAGGATCCGTACCGGATGGGTTATGACGGCATCAAGACCGCGCTTGCCGCCTCGAAGGGCGAGAAAGTCGAGGCCAATGTCGACACCGGTGCCAATCTCGTCACCAAGGCCAACATGAAAGAGCCGAAGATCGACGCGCTGCTCAATCCGAAGCTCGACTAA
- the phnF gene encoding phosphonate metabolism transcriptional regulator PhnF yields MSGQQAASIERRSGVSLWRQIADQILQGIAAGDFAENAALPPEMALAERYGVNRHTVRSAIAALVQEGVLRAEQGRGTFVLSRKRLSYPIGARTRFSTGLQGQTSERHIALLASSVEPASRRIADALKLARGAAVLRLETRGEADGHPVSRATAWFDAKRFAGIDAAMAETGSVTASLKRFGINDYLRQSTVLSARHADAADLADLDLQPGAIVLVTVAVNVTLDGQPIQFSESRFPAERVELKLSAND; encoded by the coding sequence ATGAGTGGGCAGCAGGCAGCCAGCATCGAGCGGCGCAGCGGCGTTTCGCTGTGGCGGCAGATCGCCGATCAGATTTTGCAGGGAATCGCCGCCGGCGACTTTGCCGAGAACGCGGCGCTGCCGCCGGAAATGGCGCTTGCCGAACGCTATGGCGTCAACCGCCATACGGTGCGCAGCGCCATCGCGGCGCTGGTGCAGGAAGGCGTGCTCAGGGCCGAGCAGGGGCGCGGCACCTTCGTTTTGTCGCGCAAGCGGCTCTCCTACCCGATCGGCGCCCGCACGCGCTTTTCGACGGGCCTGCAGGGGCAGACGAGCGAACGGCATATTGCGCTGCTTGCCTCATCGGTTGAGCCGGCCAGCCGGCGCATCGCCGATGCCTTGAAGCTCGCCAGGGGAGCCGCCGTGCTCCGCCTGGAGACGCGCGGCGAAGCCGATGGCCATCCGGTGTCGCGCGCCACCGCCTGGTTCGACGCCAAACGCTTCGCCGGCATCGATGCCGCCATGGCGGAGACGGGATCGGTCACCGCATCGCTGAAGCGCTTCGGCATCAACGACTATCTCAGGCAATCGACGGTGCTGTCGGCGCGCCATGCCGATGCCGCCGATCTTGCCGATCTCGACCTGCAGCCCGGCGCCATCGTGCTGGTGACGGTCGCGGTCAACGTCACACTCGACGGTCAGCCGATCCAGTTTTCCGAGTCGCGGTTTCCGGCGGAGCGGGTCGAGCTGAAACTGTCGGCCAATGACTAG
- a CDS encoding zinc-binding alcohol dehydrogenase family protein produces MKAVVCRSPGDLVLEDRPAPGAPPAGWARVAVSHVGICGTDYHIFEGKHPFLAYPRVMGHEVSGTVVETGEGVALSAGEAVIINPYLACGKCIACRKGKPNCCVRIEVLGVHRDGAMCEEILVPAQNLYPANGLSLADAAAVEFLAIGAHAVRRAQAEPGARALVIGAGPIGLGTALFARIAGLDVSLLDMSSERLGFAENELGFATLDGSKAQATDLAREATSGEGFDMVFDATGNTQSVQSAFAHVAHGGSLVLVSVVKDDITFSDPEFHKREMTLIGSRNALSADFDHVAASIRNGAVQMGKLVTHRTTLAGTPRDLARWAHEKSGLIKAVIEVG; encoded by the coding sequence ATGAAAGCCGTCGTCTGCCGCTCGCCCGGCGATCTTGTCCTCGAGGACCGCCCGGCGCCGGGGGCGCCGCCTGCCGGCTGGGCGCGGGTGGCGGTCAGCCATGTCGGCATCTGCGGCACCGACTACCACATCTTCGAAGGCAAGCACCCGTTCCTCGCCTATCCGCGCGTCATGGGCCACGAGGTCTCCGGCACGGTTGTCGAGACGGGCGAAGGTGTTGCGCTGAGCGCCGGCGAGGCGGTCATCATCAATCCCTATCTCGCTTGCGGCAAATGCATCGCCTGCCGGAAAGGCAAGCCGAATTGCTGTGTCAGGATCGAAGTGCTCGGCGTCCATCGCGACGGCGCCATGTGCGAGGAGATCCTCGTGCCGGCGCAAAATCTTTATCCGGCGAACGGTCTCTCTCTTGCCGATGCCGCCGCCGTCGAATTCCTGGCCATCGGCGCGCATGCGGTGCGCCGCGCGCAGGCCGAGCCTGGCGCCCGCGCGCTGGTCATCGGCGCCGGCCCGATTGGGCTCGGCACCGCCCTGTTTGCCCGCATCGCCGGCCTCGATGTCAGCCTGCTCGATATGAGTAGCGAACGCCTGGGCTTTGCTGAAAACGAACTGGGCTTCGCCACGCTCGATGGCTCGAAGGCACAGGCGACCGATCTGGCGCGCGAAGCGACCAGCGGCGAAGGTTTCGACATGGTCTTCGATGCCACCGGCAACACGCAGTCGGTGCAGTCGGCCTTCGCCCATGTCGCGCATGGCGGCAGCCTCGTGCTCGTCAGTGTCGTCAAGGACGACATCACCTTCTCCGACCCGGAATTCCACAAACGCGAGATGACACTGATCGGCAGCCGCAACGCGCTGAGCGCCGACTTCGACCACGTCGCGGCTTCGATCCGCAATGGTGCCGTGCAGATGGGAAAGCTCGTCACCCATCGCACGACCCTTGCCGGCACGCCTCGCGACCTCGCAAGGTGGGCGCATGAGAAATCAGGCCTGATCAAGGCCGTCATCGAAGTCGGGTAG
- a CDS encoding carbon-phosphorus lyase complex subunit PhnI, giving the protein MYVAVKGGEAAIANAHRLLADRRRGDRSVPALRLDQIVEQLALGVDRVMSEGSLYDRELAALAIVQARGDMIEAIFLIRAYRTTLPRFGYTSAVDTGAMLIERRVSATYKDLPGGQLLGPTFDYTHRLLDPELAAGGDVAEPMERPIEAEPMPRVSAILAREGLIEADGDMPGDHVPGDITREPLQFPMARDIRLQALSRGDEGFLLALGYSTQRGYARNHPFVGEIRIGAVELELEVPELPFAVPLGSVRVTECQMVNQFKGSAKAPPQFTRGYGLVFGQSERKAMAMALCDRALRASELGEDVVAAAQDEEFVISHSDNVQATGFVEHLKLPHYVDFQAELDLVRRMRAEHDARENHRTGEEKREAAE; this is encoded by the coding sequence ATGTATGTCGCGGTGAAAGGCGGCGAGGCCGCGATTGCCAATGCGCACCGCCTGCTTGCCGATCGCCGTCGCGGCGACCGCTCAGTGCCGGCGTTGCGCCTCGACCAGATCGTCGAGCAGCTGGCGCTCGGCGTCGACCGGGTGATGAGCGAGGGTTCGCTCTACGACCGCGAGCTGGCCGCGCTCGCCATTGTCCAGGCACGCGGCGACATGATCGAGGCGATCTTCCTCATCCGCGCCTATCGCACCACGCTGCCGCGCTTCGGCTACACCAGCGCGGTCGATACCGGCGCCATGCTCATCGAGCGCCGCGTGTCGGCGACCTACAAGGACCTGCCCGGCGGTCAGCTGCTCGGCCCAACCTTCGACTACACCCACCGGCTGCTCGATCCCGAACTTGCCGCCGGCGGCGACGTCGCCGAGCCGATGGAACGCCCCATCGAGGCCGAGCCGATGCCGCGCGTTTCGGCGATCCTCGCCCGCGAAGGCCTGATCGAGGCCGACGGCGACATGCCCGGCGACCACGTCCCCGGCGACATCACCCGCGAGCCGCTGCAGTTCCCGATGGCGCGCGACATCCGCTTGCAGGCCCTGTCGCGCGGCGACGAGGGGTTTCTGCTGGCTCTCGGCTATTCCACCCAGCGCGGTTATGCCCGCAACCATCCCTTCGTCGGCGAAATCCGCATTGGCGCGGTCGAGCTGGAACTGGAGGTGCCGGAACTGCCCTTCGCCGTGCCGCTGGGGTCGGTCCGCGTCACCGAATGCCAGATGGTCAACCAGTTCAAGGGCTCGGCCAAGGCGCCGCCGCAATTCACCCGCGGCTACGGCCTGGTCTTCGGCCAGAGCGAGCGCAAGGCGATGGCGATGGCGCTCTGCGATCGGGCCTTGCGGGCCAGCGAATTGGGCGAGGATGTCGTCGCCGCCGCGCAGGACGAGGAGTTCGTCATCTCGCATTCCGACAATGTCCAGGCGACCGGCTTCGTCGAGCACCTGAAGCTGCCGCATTATGTCGACTTCCAGGCCGAGCTCGACCTTGTGCGCCGTATGCGCGCCGAGCACGACGCCCGCGAAAATCACCGCACTGGCGAGGAGAAGCGGGAGGCCGCCGAATGA
- the phnG gene encoding phosphonate C-P lyase system protein PhnG, whose amino-acid sequence MRGQEAREQAGRKAAMATLAQSGGDEIARLWSEAGLPLEAELLRGPETGLVTVRGRIGGGGAPFNVGEATVTRATVRLPSGQVGHSYALGRDRQKAKLAAIADALWQDPAHRDVVETRVIAPLRAVLTEAHEKRRAETAATKVDFFTMVRGED is encoded by the coding sequence ATGCGAGGACAGGAAGCGCGCGAGCAGGCCGGGCGCAAGGCGGCGATGGCGACGCTGGCGCAGTCCGGCGGCGACGAGATCGCCCGGCTCTGGAGCGAGGCCGGCCTGCCCCTGGAAGCCGAGCTACTGCGCGGCCCCGAAACCGGCCTGGTGACGGTGCGCGGCCGCATCGGCGGCGGCGGCGCGCCCTTCAATGTCGGCGAGGCGACGGTCACCCGCGCCACGGTGCGCCTGCCCTCCGGCCAGGTCGGCCATAGCTATGCGCTCGGCCGCGACAGGCAGAAGGCGAAGCTGGCCGCGATCGCCGATGCGCTGTGGCAGGACCCGGCCCATCGCGACGTTGTCGAGACCAGGGTGATCGCGCCGCTGCGCGCTGTGCTCACCGAGGCGCACGAAAAACGCCGTGCCGAGACGGCGGCGACAAAAGTGGATTTCTTCACCATGGTGCGCGGAGAGGACTGA
- a CDS encoding ABC transporter permease: MSTEAIAAEKPKRNYNALFGLTLLALLVLLWVILSVTTQSFASANNISNLLRQGSMIAILAVGQTFVIITGGIDLSVGAVVGFATVTTAMLINAGVPVFAAILITLLVGVAIGLFHGFGIVRMGLPPFIITLATLTSLRGIGLLMTNGNSISINNDAFQEFSRNSFVGIPNLFWMVILVGIPAYIFLHHSRWGRYLFSVGSNAEASRLSGVNVQRTIYMAYTLSGLCAAFVGVLLASRIGIGNPTQAEGWELQAIASSVIGGTSLFGAVGSVHGPLLGAFILATINNGANLLNVNAFWQRIITGVLIIVIVYFDGLRRRGK; the protein is encoded by the coding sequence ATGAGCACCGAGGCGATCGCGGCCGAAAAGCCGAAGCGCAACTACAATGCCCTATTCGGGCTGACGCTGCTGGCGCTGCTGGTTCTGTTGTGGGTCATCCTGTCGGTGACGACCCAGAGCTTCGCCTCCGCCAACAACATCTCCAACCTGCTGCGTCAGGGCTCGATGATCGCCATCCTGGCGGTCGGCCAGACGTTCGTCATCATCACTGGCGGCATTGACCTCTCGGTCGGCGCCGTTGTCGGCTTCGCCACCGTCACCACGGCGATGCTGATCAATGCCGGCGTGCCGGTCTTCGCCGCCATCCTGATCACCCTGCTGGTCGGCGTCGCCATCGGGTTGTTCCACGGCTTCGGCATCGTCAGGATGGGCCTGCCGCCCTTCATCATCACGCTGGCCACGCTGACCTCGCTGCGCGGCATTGGTCTGCTGATGACGAACGGCAATTCGATCTCGATCAACAACGATGCCTTCCAGGAATTCTCGCGCAATTCCTTCGTCGGCATCCCCAATCTGTTCTGGATGGTGATCCTGGTCGGCATCCCGGCCTACATCTTCCTGCACCACAGCCGCTGGGGCCGCTACCTGTTCTCGGTCGGCTCCAACGCCGAGGCCTCGCGCCTGTCGGGTGTCAATGTCCAGCGCACCATCTACATGGCCTATACGCTGTCCGGCCTGTGCGCCGCCTTTGTCGGCGTACTGCTCGCCTCGCGCATCGGCATCGGCAATCCGACCCAGGCCGAGGGCTGGGAGCTGCAGGCGATCGCCTCATCGGTGATCGGCGGCACCTCGCTGTTCGGCGCGGTCGGCTCCGTGCACGGCCCGCTGCTTGGCGCCTTCATTCTCGCCACCATTAACAACGGCGCCAACCTTTTGAATGTCAACGCCTTCTGGCAGCGCATCATCACCGGCGTGCTGATCATCGTCATCGTCTATTTCGACGGGCTGCGCCGCCGCGGCAAGTAA
- the phnH gene encoding phosphonate C-P lyase system protein PhnH produces METQSIEGGFADPVFNAQTVFRAVMDAMARPGSVQPLPAFARPPAPLSATSGAVALALCDNDTALWLDPGLQAEPSVRSWLGFHTGAPLANTPADAHFAIVARPAEMMALDGFSQGTQEYPDRSTTLILIVSDLASGVPLLLEGPGIEKMAMLAPAEMPRHFIEQWKQNGQRFPRGVDIILAAPDGVACLPRTTRIKTMEA; encoded by the coding sequence ATGGAGACGCAATCGATCGAAGGCGGTTTCGCCGATCCGGTCTTCAATGCGCAGACGGTGTTCCGCGCCGTCATGGATGCGATGGCGCGGCCGGGCAGCGTGCAGCCGCTGCCGGCCTTTGCCCGTCCGCCGGCGCCACTGTCAGCGACTTCAGGCGCGGTCGCGCTGGCGCTCTGCGACAACGACACGGCGCTCTGGCTCGATCCGGGCTTGCAAGCCGAGCCGTCGGTCAGATCCTGGCTCGGCTTCCACACCGGCGCGCCGCTCGCCAACACGCCGGCCGACGCGCATTTCGCCATTGTAGCCAGGCCCGCGGAGATGATGGCGCTGGATGGCTTTTCGCAAGGTACGCAGGAATATCCCGACCGCTCGACGACGCTGATCCTCATCGTCAGCGATCTCGCCTCGGGCGTTCCCTTGCTGCTCGAAGGCCCCGGCATCGAGAAGATGGCGATGCTCGCGCCGGCCGAGATGCCGCGTCACTTCATCGAACAGTGGAAGCAGAACGGCCAGCGCTTTCCGCGCGGCGTCGACATCATCCTGGCAGCACCGGACGGGGTCGCCTGCCTGCCGCGCACCACGCGCATCAAGACGATGGAGGCCTGA
- a CDS encoding amidohydrolase family protein — MLRIDAHQHYWQIARGDYFWMGPHVAPIVRDVFPADLAPHLQAAGIARTVVVQAAATVAETEFMLDLADKDDSIAAVVGWVDLEADDVEATLRRLAARPKFRGIRPMLQDIDDTFDILKPKQLAALKLLPKLGLRFDALAQPRHLPVVAALADHMPDLPIVVDHAAKPFIAKGILEPWASDMAALAKRPSVVCKFSGLVTEAGPNWSIAGLKPYADHLLACFGPDRLMFGSDWPVCELAATYENWLAAARELLAGLSPVEQDAVFGGTAARFYGIS, encoded by the coding sequence ATGCTGAGGATCGACGCGCACCAGCATTATTGGCAGATCGCGCGCGGCGACTATTTCTGGATGGGGCCGCACGTCGCGCCGATCGTTCGCGACGTCTTCCCGGCCGACCTCGCGCCGCATCTGCAGGCCGCCGGCATCGCCCGCACCGTCGTGGTGCAGGCGGCGGCGACCGTCGCCGAAACCGAATTCATGCTCGACCTCGCCGACAAGGACGACAGCATCGCGGCCGTGGTCGGCTGGGTCGATCTCGAGGCCGACGATGTCGAGGCGACGCTGCGCCGGCTGGCGGCGCGGCCGAAGTTCCGCGGCATAAGGCCAATGCTGCAGGACATCGACGACACCTTTGATATTTTGAAGCCGAAGCAGCTCGCCGCGCTGAAGCTTTTGCCGAAACTCGGCCTGCGTTTCGACGCGCTGGCGCAGCCGCGCCATTTGCCGGTGGTCGCCGCACTCGCCGACCACATGCCTGACCTGCCGATCGTCGTCGACCACGCGGCAAAACCCTTCATCGCCAAGGGCATCCTAGAGCCCTGGGCGAGCGACATGGCGGCGCTGGCGAAGCGGCCGTCGGTGGTCTGCAAATTCTCCGGCCTGGTCACCGAGGCCGGGCCGAACTGGTCGATCGCCGGCCTCAAGCCCTATGCCGACCACCTGCTCGCCTGCTTCGGGCCGGACCGGCTGATGTTCGGCAGCGACTGGCCGGTGTGCGAGCTCGCCGCCACCTACGAGAATTGGCTGGCCGCCGCGAGGGAACTCCTGGCAGGCCTTTCGCCGGTGGAGCAGGACGCCGTCTTCGGCGGCACGGCCGCGCGCTTCTACGGCATCAGCTAG
- a CDS encoding sugar ABC transporter ATP-binding protein, giving the protein MTSTAQDLHPAPTLEPGRTILELRGLEKRYPGTHALKPVNLAFKSGEIHAIVGENGAGKSTLIKLLTGVMPRTSGDVIWEGKPEALATPHEAMALGINAVHQEVVLCRHLTVAANMFLGEENSRFGILQQRAMVKDAQKIIDGLGFDLPAHVMLGDLTIGQQQLIAAARATVRGTKFLIFDEPTAYLTRKEADQLFTLIRRLKGEGVTIIYISHRMEEVFELADRVSVLRDGTLVGTRNIAETNDAELVKMMINRSIEQIYHKEHFTPGATIVETRTLSGKGFENVSMSVRAGEIVGLYGLIGAGRSEFVTTLYGRHKKSAGQILWEGKEVQVNSEHDAIRLGMALAPESRRDQGLCLNLPVGLNLNLPIYKRISNKLLISNTQEKAEADRQIAGLRIKTPTRNALASSLSGGNQQKIVIGKWLAHGAKLFIFDEPTVGVDVGTKAEIYRLFSTLLSNGAGIILISSYLPEVYELADTLHVFRRGKLVATHGFRTADHEDILSQALAEKQEKPGGQK; this is encoded by the coding sequence ATGACGTCGACGGCGCAGGACCTGCACCCGGCTCCAACACTGGAGCCCGGCAGGACGATCCTCGAACTCAGGGGGCTGGAGAAGCGCTATCCCGGCACGCACGCGCTCAAGCCCGTCAACCTCGCCTTCAAATCCGGCGAGATCCACGCCATCGTCGGCGAGAACGGCGCCGGCAAATCCACTCTCATCAAGCTCCTCACCGGCGTCATGCCGCGCACCTCCGGCGACGTTATCTGGGAGGGCAAGCCGGAAGCGCTGGCGACCCCGCATGAGGCGATGGCGCTCGGTATCAATGCCGTGCACCAGGAGGTCGTTCTCTGCCGCCACCTCACGGTCGCCGCCAACATGTTCCTCGGTGAGGAGAATTCGCGCTTCGGCATCCTGCAGCAGCGGGCCATGGTCAAGGATGCGCAGAAGATCATCGATGGCCTCGGCTTCGACCTGCCGGCGCACGTCATGCTCGGCGATCTCACCATCGGCCAGCAGCAGTTGATCGCCGCTGCCCGCGCCACGGTGCGCGGTACCAAATTCCTGATCTTCGACGAACCGACCGCCTACCTGACCCGCAAGGAGGCCGATCAGTTGTTCACGCTGATCCGCCGGCTGAAGGGCGAAGGCGTTACCATCATCTATATCAGCCATCGCATGGAAGAGGTGTTCGAGCTCGCCGACCGCGTGTCGGTGCTGCGCGACGGCACGCTGGTCGGCACCCGCAACATCGCCGAGACCAACGACGCCGAACTGGTCAAGATGATGATCAACCGCTCGATCGAACAGATCTACCACAAGGAGCATTTCACGCCGGGTGCCACCATCGTCGAGACTCGGACCCTCTCCGGGAAAGGCTTCGAGAATGTCTCGATGAGCGTCCGTGCCGGCGAGATCGTCGGCCTCTACGGGCTGATCGGCGCCGGCCGCAGCGAATTTGTCACCACGCTCTACGGTCGCCACAAGAAGTCGGCCGGCCAGATCCTGTGGGAGGGCAAGGAGGTGCAGGTCAACTCCGAGCACGATGCGATCCGGCTCGGCATGGCGTTGGCGCCGGAAAGCCGCCGCGACCAGGGCCTCTGTCTCAATTTGCCGGTTGGCCTCAACCTCAACCTGCCGATCTACAAGCGCATCTCGAACAAGCTGCTGATCTCCAACACGCAGGAAAAGGCCGAGGCCGATCGCCAGATCGCCGGCCTCAGGATCAAGACGCCGACGCGCAACGCGCTCGCCTCCAGCCTGTCCGGCGGCAACCAGCAGAAGATCGTCATCGGCAAATGGCTGGCGCATGGCGCCAAGCTGTTCATCTTCGACGAGCCGACGGTCGGCGTCGATGTCGGCACCAAGGCCGAGATCTACCGCCTGTTCTCGACGCTGCTGTCCAACGGCGCCGGCATCATCCTGATCTCGTCCTATCTGCCGGAGGTCTATGAACTCGCCGACACGCTGCATGTGTTCCGGCGCGGCAAGCTGGTCGCCACGCATGGCTTCCGCACCGCCGACCACGAGGACATTCTCTCTCAGGCGCTCGCCGAGAAACAAGAAAAACCGGGAGGACAGAAATGA